The genome window ATGGTCACGCGGAGAATTTCCTTTCCCTGGGCATGTTTGCGGAGGTCTTCGGCAGTGCCGTCAGCGACAATTTTACCTTTGTTAATAATCATGATCCGGTCGCAGGTGGCCTCTACCTCTGCCAGAATATGTGAACTTAGGATGACTGTCTTTTCACGGCCGATCTTCTTGATCAGCTCCCTGATTTCAACAATCTGGTTGGGGTCAAGTCCTGAAGTCGGCTCATCAAGAATGAGAACTTCCGGGTCGTGGATCAATGCCTGTGCTAAACCGACGCGCTGGCGGTACCCTTTCGACAACTCACTGATTTTTTTATGTTTTTCCCCTTCAAGACCGCAGACGATCACCATTTCCCTGATCTTGTCTTTGATCTTTGCCGAAGAAATCCCCTGCAATTCCCCTACAAACTTCAGGTAATCAATAACAGCCATGTCCTGGTAAAGCGGGTTGCTCTCCGGCAGATAACCGATCCTCTTTTTGATCTCCTCCGGCTGTTCATGGATCGAAAACTCGCCTACCTTGATATCACCATCATTTGGGATCAGGTAAGTAGTGATTGCCTTCATTGTGGTTGTTTTGCCGGCGCCGTTTGGCCCAAGAAAACCAAGTACCTCGCCGGTTTTCACACGAAACGAGATGTTGTCAACCGCGCGTTGTGTACCATAAATTTTTGTCAGATTTTTAACTTCAATATCCATAAATTCACTTTTTTTTTGGTTTGCAAAAAAACGAAAAACAAAAATTTTATTGAGCTACAAAGAATGACTTTAACATTATTTAACTGGAGTGAAAACATTAACTGTTAAGGGTTTAACCGATTTTTTTACCTAAGAATTAGGAAGTTGGAAGACCAACCGGCTGTTACCTTAGGCGATCTGCCGAACGAATCAGTTTTTCATCTTTTCGAATGAAATGACTCGCCAGAAACAACATGATGATGGAAATGAGTGGTAAAATATTACCAATTCCATAATCTGGACGTGCGCTGACTTTTGATTCTATTATCGTGGAAAAGAAAAAAATGCCTCCAATCAGGATTACATGAAGGAAGATATTTAGCCTGTTCAATCGAATCTGGAGCACTCGCTTTTTGTATTGAAAAATTGTATACACTGCCAGTAAGACGATCAAGGCCTGCACGATGGAAAGTGGCAAACCAAACCAAACCGGGAATAACACAGACTTCTCTGCACCAAAAGGATCACGGACCAGGTCTTCGACACCGTAAAGGAAAAACCTGAAATAACCCAGTTCGGAGAAGTAGGTGGCCAAAGGCAGGAAAAACAATAATATTCCCGAAACCACAACAACAAGCATGTAAACCGTTTGAATCCTCTGCAACATTGTCTTAAGAATTTTAGTTGTCAAAATCAGGCCGCAAAGATAGTATCATTTTGGGCTTTGAAAAGCGTGTAGCCACATTTCAATGCAACCTTTCGAGGCTGAGAATGGCAAGCCGGTAACCATCCATCCCGAATCCAATGATCGAACCGGCAGCATAGGGAGCAATGAAGGAGGTATGCCGAAAGTTTTCGCGACTGAAAATGTTGCTGATATGCACCTCGACAACCGGCGTACTGATGGATTTTACAGCATCGCCAATGGCAACCGAAGTGTGTGTGTAACCGCCGGCGTTCAGGATAATCCCATCGCAGCTAAATCCAACCATCTGCAATTTGTCAATGATTTCCCCTTCAATATTGGATTGGAAATAATCGAGCTGATGCATTGGAAAAAGTAACCTGAGTTCCTTAAAAAAATCGTCAAACGATTTGTTACCATAGATTTCAGGTTCCCTGACGCCAAGCAGGTTCAAATTCGGTCCGTTGATGATCTGGATTTTCATACATTTGCTTTTTGGCAAAAATAACTACTTCATCCAAACTACATTTTTCTTCATCCGACATTTCTGATTTCGGCCTGTTCGATAATCCTTGTTCGATATTCAATATTCCAATTCACCCCGTGAATGTAACCAAACATCCACCAAACCTGAAACAACGGTGGACTTTGCAGGCAATTCACGGGGTGAATGATCTCTTGTGAATGTTATCAGCCTTTTACCCTGCAAATAAGGTAATAAGGTTGAAAAGCCTGATGGTTGCTCAGTTCTACTAAGGTTTGAAGATGGAAATAAGGTTTTCAATTTTTCGGGTCATTTTTCGGAGAAGGAATACCTTATCCCGAAAAAAAAACCTTAGTAGAGAGGATGTTTTGTAACAATCAACCTTATTACCTTATTGGTGAACTGTCCAGGCAATTCACGGGGTAATTGAACTTTTAAAGGAGATATCCGATTGAAGATTTAAGATGTTCGATATCAGAAATTCAAGATTCTCCAAAGGAGTCCTTCGGACAATATTCCTTGTTCAATATTCAATATTCCTTGTTCGATATTCAATATTCCAATTCACCCCGTGAATGTTACCAAAAACCCACCAAACTTTGAACTTCGGTGGGCTTTGCAGGTGATTCACGGTGTGAATGATCACTTTTTAAGGTTTGAGGATGCAAATAAGGTTTTCAATTTTTCGGGTCACTTTTCGGAGAAGGAAAACCTTATCCTGAAAAATACCTTAGTAGAGAGGATGATTTGGAACAATCAACCTTATTACCTTATTGGTGAACTGTCCAGGCAATTCACGGGGTAATTGAACCTTTAAAGGAGATATCCGATTGAAGATTTAAGATATTAGATATCAGAAATTCAAGATTCTCCAAAGCAGTTCTTCGGACAAGCCGGTGAAAAGCGAAACAGGATTGCAGTTGCAAAAGTTAAGATC of Bacteroidales bacterium contains these proteins:
- a CDS encoding ATP-binding cassette domain-containing protein, translating into MDIEVKNLTKIYGTQRAVDNISFRVKTGEVLGFLGPNGAGKTTTMKAITTYLIPNDGDIKVGEFSIHEQPEEIKKRIGYLPESNPLYQDMAVIDYLKFVGELQGISSAKIKDKIREMVIVCGLEGEKHKKISELSKGYRQRVGLAQALIHDPEVLILDEPTSGLDPNQIVEIRELIKKIGREKTVILSSHILAEVEATCDRIMIINKGKIVADGTAEDLRKHAQGKEILRVTIEDAEANKIFEKLSQLPSVEMVDIVNHKRNIFEVQSKSDISSRKAIFKLCVQHDWTLTELTPLETKLEDIFRELTIN
- a CDS encoding DUF4293 domain-containing protein, which translates into the protein MLQRIQTVYMLVVVVSGILLFFLPLATYFSELGYFRFFLYGVEDLVRDPFGAEKSVLFPVWFGLPLSIVQALIVLLAVYTIFQYKKRVLQIRLNRLNIFLHVILIGGIFFFSTIIESKVSARPDYGIGNILPLISIIMLFLASHFIRKDEKLIRSADRLR
- a CDS encoding 3-dehydroquinate dehydratase, with protein sequence MKIQIINGPNLNLLGVREPEIYGNKSFDDFFKELRLLFPMHQLDYFQSNIEGEIIDKLQMVGFSCDGIILNAGGYTHTSVAIGDAVKSISTPVVEVHISNIFSRENFRHTSFIAPYAAGSIIGFGMDGYRLAILSLERLH